CCTCAACCAGATCAAAACACAGACAGACCACTAGGGAGCGTCGGGCCGCGACAACAACTCCCGCAGGGTCGCCAGCAGCTCGCGCCGATCGGCGGCCCCCAGCTTTCCGCGGATCCGGGCCATGTGGTGCTCCACCGTCTTGCCCGAAATGAACAGCTTGCTGCCCGCCTGCTTGTACGTCAGCCCCTCGACGACGAGCCTGGCCACTTCGAGCTCCCGTTCGCTCAACGCCGCCAGTCCCGTCCCCGCCGCCGGTTCCGCCGACGCTCCGGGTTCGCGGCGGGCCGCCGTTCCCTGGAACTGGCGGGCCGCTTCCAGGAGCTGGACCATCGCTTTCCGATCCGATGTCCGGATCGCCGCCTGGCCGGCCAGGCGGGCCGCGTCCCAGCGGAGGCCCAGCTCGTGCAGCTCCGCCGCCGCTGCCGAGATCACTGCCGGGTCGAATGTGCCGCTCAGGACCGCCAGCCAGCTCTGGGCCGCCATGGCCAGCGCGTGCGGGTGGCGGCCGCAATGGGCGTGGCTGCTCAACGTCGCCAGGTGCGCCTTGACCGCTTCCGCGTCCTCCAGCGTGATCGCCGCGTGGAGCTCGTGCCAGACCAGTGAGACCGTCCACAAGGGAGGCTCGCCGAGGCGGGACAGGAGGCCGTGGGCGCGTTCGAGCTGGCCGGACAGCTTGGCGAACGCGCCGGTGCGGGCCGCGGCGATCGCCAGCTCGCCCAGCGGCAGCAGCGTGAACAAGTCCGTCTGCTGCCGCATCGACGCCTGGTACGCGCGGTTCCACGACCGCTGCAACCCGACCAGGTCGCTCGCCCGCCGGGCCAAGCCCAGCTCCAGCGTCGCGAAGAACAGCTCGTCGCGGGCTTCCAGCGCGACACCCGCCACGGCGTCGCGGTGTTCCGCCGCCGTCGCCAGGTCGCCCGCCGTCATCGCCACCCAGCCCAGGAGGAGGCGGTGCCGGGCCGCCAGGAGATCTCCGCCGATCCGGCCGTCCAGCGCCCGGGTCAGCACGGACTCCGCCAGCGCCAGCTCCCCCGTGTGCAGGGCGACGAGCGCGGCCAGCGCGGCCGGGCTGTCCGGCAGCAGCGTGCCGCCCAGCGCCGGCTCCAGCATCGCCGCCGCGCCGAGGAGCGTCGACAACGTCTCCGTCGCGCAGCCGGACACCGAATCCACGATGCCGCGGGCCATCCGGGCCGCCGCGCCCGCGAACAACGTCGGCGCGACGCCGGGCGTGGGCGAGTCCAGGAGACGCCGGGCGCCTTCGAGGTCGCCCGTGCCGACCATTGCCGTCGCCGAGAACGCGTCGGTTCGGCCCGCCCAGTGGTACAGCTCGGCGCTGCGGGCCAGTTCGCCGCGGTGGGCCAGGACCGTCGCGGCGATTTCCGCCCCCGCCGCGCGGGTTTCCGCGTCGGCCGCGCCGAGCATTCCGTCGCCGAGGCGCAGCGCGGTGTCGAGGTCTCCGGACAGCGCCGCCGCGCGCGCCCAGCCCGCCGTGACGGCGGTGGAGCGGTCGCCCGCTTCGGCGGCGGCTTCGAACAGCCGGGTCGCGAGCCGCGCG
This window of the Amycolatopsis balhimycina FH 1894 genome carries:
- a CDS encoding helix-turn-helix transcriptional regulator, which encodes MNTLLMQVPPLRTIPVHPAARRLLDRVAAEPAAPLRLAVVAPGGYGKSVLLAALDRCYREAGVDAVLVDDADRLAPDQLEELLTGADGPIVVAHRPAAVAPGWTLLQLGPLGVEDIAQLMSAAEGSSGSPADPAAAAELHARSGGVPRLAERALHGRLEEFRPELDELDDDVLRYLIAAEAGAGRNLDLLCALLDRDADQLPGIVDGARATGLLAPDDTLLPLAAAAVRDFGPPARRLTTVQRLVELQLANGLPVLDLARSLLGTGSSGTSAAAAFAAAAAEALPSDARLATRLFEAAAEAGDRSTAVTAGWARAAALSGDLDTALRLGDGMLGAADAETRAAGAEIAATVLAHRGELARSAELYHWAGRTDAFSATAMVGTGDLEGARRLLDSPTPGVAPTLFAGAAARMARGIVDSVSGCATETLSTLLGAAAMLEPALGGTLLPDSPAALAALVALHTGELALAESVLTRALDGRIGGDLLAARHRLLLGWVAMTAGDLATAAEHRDAVAGVALEARDELFFATLELGLARRASDLVGLQRSWNRAYQASMRQQTDLFTLLPLGELAIAAARTGAFAKLSGQLERAHGLLSRLGEPPLWTVSLVWHELHAAITLEDAEAVKAHLATLSSHAHCGRHPHALAMAAQSWLAVLSGTFDPAVISAAAAELHELGLRWDAARLAGQAAIRTSDRKAMVQLLEAARQFQGTAARREPGASAEPAAGTGLAALSERELEVARLVVEGLTYKQAGSKLFISGKTVEHHMARIRGKLGAADRRELLATLRELLSRPDAP